The following coding sequences lie in one Arachis ipaensis cultivar K30076 chromosome B03, Araip1.1, whole genome shotgun sequence genomic window:
- the LOC107630445 gene encoding protein LAZ1 homolog 2 isoform X4 has translation MIISLWNPRLSLACDILRNYYEAFALYSFGRYLIACLGGEGRVVQVLEHESEEQLRKSLLDDSDATHHIQQRSCCNFFRRPSTLGKDLLTIEKFGLVQYMILKTVCAFLALVLELCGVYGDGEFKWYYGYPYIAVILNFSQMWALFCLVQFYNVTHERLEPIKPLAKFISFKAIVFATWWQGVGIALLCTFGVLPKEGKLQTGLQDFLICIEMAIAAIAHVCVFSAKPYHYVPVFERGEFRKETVEATLKIEEGGKEKEALVKETTTQVEAPRTSLKESVQDIVVEGGQRQVVKDVVLTINQAIGPVEKGVTKIQETFHHKTVVSSDEEEEESDIHKEVVEETLTGEGGEIARM, from the exons ATG attatatcTTTGTGGAATCCACGTTTATCACTCGCATGCGACATTTTAAGAAACTACTATGAAGCCTTTGCACTGTATTCTTTTGGCAGATATCTGATTGCTTGTCTTG GTGGAGAAGGAAGAGTTGTACAAGTACTTGAACATGAATCTGAAGAACAACTTAGAAAATCCTTGTTGGATGATTCAGATGCCACTCACCACATACAGCAAAGATCATGTTGTAACTTCTTTAGGCGTCCAAGCACACTTGGAAAAGATCTTCTCACCATAGAAAAATTCGGGCTTGTACAATAT ATGATCCTGAAGACAGTTTGTGCATTCTTAGCATTGGTATTGGAGCTGTGTGGTGtctatggtgatggagaattCAAGTGGTACTATGG CTATCCATATATAGCAGTAATATTGAACTTCAGCCAGATGTGGGCATTATTCTGCCTTGTGCAGTTCTATAATGTTACTCATGAGAGGCTTGAACCAATCAAGCCACTAGCAAAATTCATAAGCTTTAAGGCTATAGTGTTCGCTACTTGGTGGCAAGGCGTAGGTATCGCACTACTGTGCACATTTGGAGTTCTACCCAAAGAGGGAAAATTACAAACTGGATTGCAGGATTTTTTAATTTGCATAGAG ATGGCAATTGCAGCGATTGCTCATGTTTGTGTATTTTCAGCAAAACCATATCATTATGTTCCTGTTTTTGAACGTGGGGAATTCAGAAAGGAAACAGTAGAAGCAACTTTGAAGATAGAGGAAGGGGGCAAGGAGAAAGAAGCTTTGGTCAAAGAGACAACCACTCAAGTTGAGGCTCCAAGAACAAGCCTCAAAGAGAGTGTGCAGGATATTGTTGTTGAAGGTGGTCAAAGA CAGGTTGTGAAGGATGTTGTATTGACAATCAATCAagccataggacctgtggaaaaGGGAGTGACCAAAATTCAGGAAACATTCCACCACAAAACAGTGGTTTCATcagatgaggaggaagaagaatcAGATATACAtaaggaagtagtagaagaaaCTCTTACAGGGGAAGGGGGTGAAATTGCAAGAATGTAA
- the LOC107630445 gene encoding protein LAZ1 homolog 2 isoform X3 — MVIDIDIISLWNPRLSLACDILRNYYEAFALYSFGRYLIACLGGEGRVVQVLEHESEEQLRKSLLDDSDATHHIQQRSCCNFFRRPSTLGKDLLTIEKFGLVQYMILKTVCAFLALVLELCGVYGDGEFKWYYGYPYIAVILNFSQMWALFCLVQFYNVTHERLEPIKPLAKFISFKAIVFATWWQGVGIALLCTFGVLPKEGKLQTGLQDFLICIEMAIAAIAHVCVFSAKPYHYVPVFERGEFRKETVEATLKIEEGGKEKEALVKETTTQVEAPRTSLKESVQDIVVEGGQRQVVKDVVLTINQAIGPVEKGVTKIQETFHHKTVVSSDEEEEESDIHKEVVEETLTGEGGEIARM; from the exons ATGGTAATTGACATTGAT attatatcTTTGTGGAATCCACGTTTATCACTCGCATGCGACATTTTAAGAAACTACTATGAAGCCTTTGCACTGTATTCTTTTGGCAGATATCTGATTGCTTGTCTTG GTGGAGAAGGAAGAGTTGTACAAGTACTTGAACATGAATCTGAAGAACAACTTAGAAAATCCTTGTTGGATGATTCAGATGCCACTCACCACATACAGCAAAGATCATGTTGTAACTTCTTTAGGCGTCCAAGCACACTTGGAAAAGATCTTCTCACCATAGAAAAATTCGGGCTTGTACAATAT ATGATCCTGAAGACAGTTTGTGCATTCTTAGCATTGGTATTGGAGCTGTGTGGTGtctatggtgatggagaattCAAGTGGTACTATGG CTATCCATATATAGCAGTAATATTGAACTTCAGCCAGATGTGGGCATTATTCTGCCTTGTGCAGTTCTATAATGTTACTCATGAGAGGCTTGAACCAATCAAGCCACTAGCAAAATTCATAAGCTTTAAGGCTATAGTGTTCGCTACTTGGTGGCAAGGCGTAGGTATCGCACTACTGTGCACATTTGGAGTTCTACCCAAAGAGGGAAAATTACAAACTGGATTGCAGGATTTTTTAATTTGCATAGAG ATGGCAATTGCAGCGATTGCTCATGTTTGTGTATTTTCAGCAAAACCATATCATTATGTTCCTGTTTTTGAACGTGGGGAATTCAGAAAGGAAACAGTAGAAGCAACTTTGAAGATAGAGGAAGGGGGCAAGGAGAAAGAAGCTTTGGTCAAAGAGACAACCACTCAAGTTGAGGCTCCAAGAACAAGCCTCAAAGAGAGTGTGCAGGATATTGTTGTTGAAGGTGGTCAAAGA CAGGTTGTGAAGGATGTTGTATTGACAATCAATCAagccataggacctgtggaaaaGGGAGTGACCAAAATTCAGGAAACATTCCACCACAAAACAGTGGTTTCATcagatgaggaggaagaagaatcAGATATACAtaaggaagtagtagaagaaaCTCTTACAGGGGAAGGGGGTGAAATTGCAAGAATGTAA
- the LOC107630445 gene encoding protein LAZ1 homolog 2 isoform X1 → MAPYSISNYEGIYKNVRLPALIIAGCCVLVALVLSILLIWQHLRSYTNPGEQKWIVAVISMVPIYATESIISLWNPRLSLACDILRNYYEAFALYSFGRYLIACLGGEGRVVQVLEHESEEQLRKSLLDDSDATHHIQQRSCCNFFRRPSTLGKDLLTIEKFGLVQYMILKTVCAFLALVLELCGVYGDGEFKWYYGYPYIAVILNFSQMWALFCLVQFYNVTHERLEPIKPLAKFISFKAIVFATWWQGVGIALLCTFGVLPKEGKLQTGLQDFLICIEMAIAAIAHVCVFSAKPYHYVPVFERGEFRKETVEATLKIEEGGKEKEALVKETTTQVEAPRTSLKESVQDIVVEGGQRQVVKDVVLTINQAIGPVEKGVTKIQETFHHKTVVSSDEEEEESDIHKEVVEETLTGEGGEIARM, encoded by the exons ATGGCACCCTACAGTATCTCAAACTATGAAGGAATATATAAGAATGTTCGCCTGCCTGCTCTCATAATTGCAGGGTGTTGTGTGCTTGTAGCTCTAGTGCTTTCCATTCTTCTCATTTGGCAACACCTCCGATCATATACGAATCCCGGA GAACAGAAGTGGATTGTTGCTGTTATTTCTATGGTTCCAATTTATGCTACAGAGTCT attatatcTTTGTGGAATCCACGTTTATCACTCGCATGCGACATTTTAAGAAACTACTATGAAGCCTTTGCACTGTATTCTTTTGGCAGATATCTGATTGCTTGTCTTG GTGGAGAAGGAAGAGTTGTACAAGTACTTGAACATGAATCTGAAGAACAACTTAGAAAATCCTTGTTGGATGATTCAGATGCCACTCACCACATACAGCAAAGATCATGTTGTAACTTCTTTAGGCGTCCAAGCACACTTGGAAAAGATCTTCTCACCATAGAAAAATTCGGGCTTGTACAATAT ATGATCCTGAAGACAGTTTGTGCATTCTTAGCATTGGTATTGGAGCTGTGTGGTGtctatggtgatggagaattCAAGTGGTACTATGG CTATCCATATATAGCAGTAATATTGAACTTCAGCCAGATGTGGGCATTATTCTGCCTTGTGCAGTTCTATAATGTTACTCATGAGAGGCTTGAACCAATCAAGCCACTAGCAAAATTCATAAGCTTTAAGGCTATAGTGTTCGCTACTTGGTGGCAAGGCGTAGGTATCGCACTACTGTGCACATTTGGAGTTCTACCCAAAGAGGGAAAATTACAAACTGGATTGCAGGATTTTTTAATTTGCATAGAG ATGGCAATTGCAGCGATTGCTCATGTTTGTGTATTTTCAGCAAAACCATATCATTATGTTCCTGTTTTTGAACGTGGGGAATTCAGAAAGGAAACAGTAGAAGCAACTTTGAAGATAGAGGAAGGGGGCAAGGAGAAAGAAGCTTTGGTCAAAGAGACAACCACTCAAGTTGAGGCTCCAAGAACAAGCCTCAAAGAGAGTGTGCAGGATATTGTTGTTGAAGGTGGTCAAAGA CAGGTTGTGAAGGATGTTGTATTGACAATCAATCAagccataggacctgtggaaaaGGGAGTGACCAAAATTCAGGAAACATTCCACCACAAAACAGTGGTTTCATcagatgaggaggaagaagaatcAGATATACAtaaggaagtagtagaagaaaCTCTTACAGGGGAAGGGGGTGAAATTGCAAGAATGTAA
- the LOC107630445 gene encoding protein LAZ1 homolog 2 isoform X2, producing MAPYSISNYEGIYKNVRLPALIIAGCCVLVALVLSILLIWQHLRSYTNPGEQKWIVAVISMVPIYATESIISLWNPRLSLACDILRNYYEAFALYSFGRYLIACLGGEGRVVQVLEHESEEQLRKSLLDDSDATHHIQQRSCCNFFRRPSTLGKDLLTIEKFGLVQYMILKTVCAFLALVLELCGVYGDGEFKWYYGYPYIAVILNFSQMWALFCLVQFYNVTHERLEPIKPLAKFISFKAIVFATWWQGVGIALLCTFGVLPKEGKLQTGLQDFLICIEMAIAAIAHVCVFSAKPYHYVPVFERGEFRKETVEATLKIEEGGKEKEALVKETTTQVEAPRTSLKESVQDIVVEGGQRVVKDVVLTINQAIGPVEKGVTKIQETFHHKTVVSSDEEEEESDIHKEVVEETLTGEGGEIARM from the exons ATGGCACCCTACAGTATCTCAAACTATGAAGGAATATATAAGAATGTTCGCCTGCCTGCTCTCATAATTGCAGGGTGTTGTGTGCTTGTAGCTCTAGTGCTTTCCATTCTTCTCATTTGGCAACACCTCCGATCATATACGAATCCCGGA GAACAGAAGTGGATTGTTGCTGTTATTTCTATGGTTCCAATTTATGCTACAGAGTCT attatatcTTTGTGGAATCCACGTTTATCACTCGCATGCGACATTTTAAGAAACTACTATGAAGCCTTTGCACTGTATTCTTTTGGCAGATATCTGATTGCTTGTCTTG GTGGAGAAGGAAGAGTTGTACAAGTACTTGAACATGAATCTGAAGAACAACTTAGAAAATCCTTGTTGGATGATTCAGATGCCACTCACCACATACAGCAAAGATCATGTTGTAACTTCTTTAGGCGTCCAAGCACACTTGGAAAAGATCTTCTCACCATAGAAAAATTCGGGCTTGTACAATAT ATGATCCTGAAGACAGTTTGTGCATTCTTAGCATTGGTATTGGAGCTGTGTGGTGtctatggtgatggagaattCAAGTGGTACTATGG CTATCCATATATAGCAGTAATATTGAACTTCAGCCAGATGTGGGCATTATTCTGCCTTGTGCAGTTCTATAATGTTACTCATGAGAGGCTTGAACCAATCAAGCCACTAGCAAAATTCATAAGCTTTAAGGCTATAGTGTTCGCTACTTGGTGGCAAGGCGTAGGTATCGCACTACTGTGCACATTTGGAGTTCTACCCAAAGAGGGAAAATTACAAACTGGATTGCAGGATTTTTTAATTTGCATAGAG ATGGCAATTGCAGCGATTGCTCATGTTTGTGTATTTTCAGCAAAACCATATCATTATGTTCCTGTTTTTGAACGTGGGGAATTCAGAAAGGAAACAGTAGAAGCAACTTTGAAGATAGAGGAAGGGGGCAAGGAGAAAGAAGCTTTGGTCAAAGAGACAACCACTCAAGTTGAGGCTCCAAGAACAAGCCTCAAAGAGAGTGTGCAGGATATTGTTGTTGAAGGTGGTCAAAGA GTTGTGAAGGATGTTGTATTGACAATCAATCAagccataggacctgtggaaaaGGGAGTGACCAAAATTCAGGAAACATTCCACCACAAAACAGTGGTTTCATcagatgaggaggaagaagaatcAGATATACAtaaggaagtagtagaagaaaCTCTTACAGGGGAAGGGGGTGAAATTGCAAGAATGTAA